From Brassica rapa cultivar Chiifu-401-42 chromosome A06, CAAS_Brap_v3.01, whole genome shotgun sequence:
TGACGGTACTCCTTGCACCATGctgaagatctcttgtaagtATTTTTTCTAATCTTCTGCATAATTCGTCTTCTCCGAAAACTGAAACCCAGATCTCTTTCTGTAGAAATTGCGTTGTCTGGGGtttgaaccccagacctgggtgtaaAAGCTTTTAAACATTGACCATTAGGCCACGGTGCTTCTACAATaaagaatgtatttttaaaaatgtctttttagtggtggtaaacataaaaatttatttttaatattctgCACTTGTTATTGGTTGAATcagtttaaaactttaaatcgagaaaattttggttttaaagaacatatatttataaataacaatTAAATTACAGAAATTAATATCTTAATTAATTGTATCTTCAAATAgcataaaaataaatgtttacaaaaaatagtaaacaagataaaaatttGCAAAATAACAtgcatcaaaatttaaaataactaatatacCCTTATTTATAACTGAATGATTaatttagatatattaaaattcaaaactattttaaaaatataaataataaattatatcgTAATAatgcatattttatattttggtataCACCGTGGATAATCCAATATGCAAGCTACTTTTATTTGAGTGCAAAGGTTAGGTAATaaattttagggtttaatatttagGGATTTAATCAGACAATAAAGTGAACCTATATGACTAACACGCACGTTTGAATTTGATTGATTTTAGTTTTACTTTCTGTGGATGACATAGCTTAATGAGTGAATGACGTAGTTTGTAATAAATACGCTACTTtgcatttattattttatttatattagttaacATCCTTCAGACTTAAATTCGATTAGTAAGTAACATAACAACAACGCAGTACAATACAATGTTACAAAATTTATCTTATTATTCTCATTTAAAGTTTGGAAATGTTTCATGTAAATCTGCGCACATCggtaacaaaaataataaaactacaAATATGAGaacaattaatttaaattacccttattgataatttttttatgaaattatttaactTTAAGAGTTTCACCCAAATCAACATAATTTCTTATCACAGTTATCCACATTTTAAGGTGGGCTGAAGTTGGCCTTTTGGcttaaaagaaaaagaggacCATAGTTGTTCCAAGATTCTAAATAAAAGTGGAGATTTGATCAGACaataagaaacatatatatgagaaaattatatatatggtagataatataaataaatatttgacaaGAGTTTTCAAAATGTTAATGGAGATACGAACAATGAGTCAAATCCTGTCTCAAAATGTGATGCTTTGCCAAGTATCTTTCATTAGTTTATTTCAATTCGGTTCCTTTACATTAATGGACATCTAAAATTTGTAATATCCGAACTAGTATTTTAttacaacaaaaatatttggatCATTTAGCGTGGTAAACGTGACATATTGATAGTTTCAACAAAAACGATACCAATTTCATCTTAATTTTACTTTAgccttttatattttaataaaattactttGTCATTTTATTAGACAACTTTCAATAACTTATCTATAAAACCTGACATGCATTAACaccaaaaaatttatttattttttaaatctagCTTTGAAAATAAGACGCTTATGAGAGTTTTGACGGTTGGATTAAAACGAttagaaaataattacaaaTGATAGAAGATAATAACAAAGGAGACTAATTAAGTtaactatttatatttgatattaaaagtttaaatagtaaaaactggtgataaataaaataacatattaaatttaaaataatatatctaaATTTATAAAAGCTTAAAAATTACagatttttaaactatatatttccttttgaaataatacaaaattaagtttaaaataCGATAAACTATACCATAAACCAGACTATTAGaacatttctattttttttcaaaaaaaattatatatttgaaacagACAGTATTTGTTATTTAAACTATAAATAAGCACCTTATTTTTACCATCTAGTTATATGTTTTAGCAGTCTATTTAAActattaactagattttgatccgcgcaaccgagcgggtgtttgtttttacttttctatacataaattattgtttttaaacattagtagtatatatattttaacgttaatcatatacttaaatatttatataactatttcaaatacaataattttataatttacatgttataattaatcaattgtttaaaaccgtatgtatttttacttcttattatatatttatcttattgtatttgcatttagttattaagcaaattaatatattcatgaaaaatatatttgaaaattattttgtatttaatttatgctaaattctgacccgtgttTTAAAGTTGTATTTcgttttactaatattttttaatgcttatgtattttaaataatatattattgtatatacaaaagtctaagatatgttaatttttaaacatgTATTATATGGTTTGctaattttaagccgttctatcatcatattatatttttaaaataaataatttatatttatgaaaataaaatttataaatttatcaattgaatatacttttatcatattttttaagtataataattgtattttaacatgatcatgactataaagtagataaaataggatataatttatttattttttattttataaacgataacttaaaatacttaaattattgttaaaatatttttacacagatttattaaaaagtttaaaatataatatataaatatatattatatttaaaatgaaaataaattatgattaaagtagttacaaatattttatattataagctttaaagaaatgcatgttaatttttatacatgtattatataatttgctaatgttaacccatcttaccaacatattaaattttatttttgaacataaatattttatagttacgaaaataaaatatataaaatttataaatttaatacaattttattatatatagttcaatataataattttcttttaatatgattgattatgattatataatatataaaatattacagatttttttatttttcattttataaacgattactgaatttattaatgtataataatatttcaaactaatttcaaagttagtgaaaatatttaattataatttcgaaaatgaagatcttgtaaaaatcttgtaaaaatcttttaaagcagatttgttagaattttaaaataaatatatttatatttaaaatgaaaagatatcaaaagatattatgattaaaatattttaaatattctatgtattaatattattagtcttattaaaatacatttaataagatttctaagtgatggtctaaattaaaaaaaaaaatcacatgaaATAAatcatgacttctattttaatatataagatttcaTCCTTCAACCGTTCCCAATCTACCAGTCAAACCTAAAATGAAGTCTTTAACTGCTCACATGTAATTATTTTATCACATTTTTCAAACATGTGGATGCATAGTCGTTCTGCTTTTATGATTAAGAACTAACAAGAGATAAAGTATATGAACTTTTTGGCACTCTCAGGATGGTTTTGTGGCCACTAAAAATATCCATTTCTCAAATGTGTCCAAATTCTTTCCAAAATTTTCTCATTTTAGAAcgtgatatattttatattcgCTAACCATCATTTCATAAATCGTGTTCCGTCCAAATGCATATCCATGAAAAAGTTtatgaaagagaagaaaactGTTGTTGCGGCCTATTTGCGGCACTAAAAGTTTAGATCTGTTTACTCCACCTCTAAAAGAGGCCTTGGTAGTCAAGTTGAAATGGAATTGGCTAATATTTAAATAGAGATGTGGTGGCAAATAACCTATGGTTAAGTGGCaaaatcttaaattaataaGGTCTGGTTTTGGTATTGCGTATATATTAAAGTAATAgtataaaatcataaatttcacgcAAATTAAAAAAGAAGACAAATTTTGGGTTCACAGCCAAAAAAATGTGGTAAAATTTAGcatgttattttatttgttatagtATTTCAAAAGAATTGTATTCATTTGGTATCATACGCAAAGCTCcaactatatatttatcaaatcCTAAATTCACAACAAACATAAATCCCCCAAATTGCAATGTAAATTGTCAAAGACAGAAAACCTACTAGTCATAAATTGATTTATCAAATCCGTACCCATCACGTTTTGTTCTTCCATCACCTCATTTTCCAGACCAAAATGTTAATAACACAAGAGACGATAAACACCATCCATAGTTTCTGCGTTTTACAATTAATAATATCGTTTCTCGTTTGAATCCAATGTTAACCGAGTCCACAAACAGATTAGATGTTTGATGTTAACCGAGTCCGCAAACAGATAGATCTTTAACTTGTCTTTGTAGGAAAACATTTCCACCCATTTTTGGATgaacttttgttgttgttattctCAAATACTAATTTCTTATTCTTCACAAGCTGAGTCATCCACTAGCTAGTGTAATGCTTTTAaagaattttaataatattattgcagatgacaaaaaaaatcttgcacaagttgaaatttattttgtgCTTCTtgaaaatcattatttttttttttatcagtgtATCACAGCTTGTATATTTTTAACtcacatttttaattttatcataaCAAATGAAAATCAAACCGAACAAGAATACTGAAAAATTTGAGAACTGATTTCGCGTTTCCGACCGGGGGAAAATTAGAAACGAGAAGAAAACACTGAACCGGACCAGACTTCTCGGTTtaagattaaaattaataagcGAGATGCACGCGCGATATAAGCGCGTTGGGgaaaacataaagaaaataaaaataaaaaggtaaattcAATGTAAGAAGACTTTTCAGAGAGACCAAACAACCCATTGTCCGATCAACACCGATCTACTTCACCAGACATGTTCTCACACGTGTCTTTTTCAACTCCGATCTTCGACTTTTACTTCGACTCTAGTCTCTGTTATGCTCTTCACCATTAACTAAAAACTTAGGTTTAATCGAGATGAAGGGAGAAGGTAAAGTGTTCTTCCTCAAGTCTCGCATGAAATGGATTGGTCTCCTCGGTCTCGTCTTGTCTGCTTTCTCTCTCCTCGTCCACTTTCTTCTCGCCGGATTCACCGACGACTCCATCTCCGATTACTCCATCCCCGTCACTCTCTTCTCCTGGAGACCCGTCTTCGATAATCCTAGATTCAACCGACATGTAAacactttgtttctttttgatCTGTTTCTCTAGTGTTTTAAGTGGATCTCCATCGTTGATGAGAAAAAAAGAGATTAATATAGAATCAAAAGagaacatttttatttaattgtcaCAAGTGGGCCATTCATCTTTTGTTGTGagtatcttcattttttttcacaGGAACTCACATCTTCTTTCCAAAGATAATATAGAAATCGTTTTAATGTTTTGCTTTCCTTAAAAAAGTTGTAACCTCTGTGTTTGTAGCAATAATAATGACTCTATTGCCTTTCTTAGTTTTGTAAGTTTATTTTAGATATTGGATCAAGATTTGTACTTATTTATGTAATATTCCTGTGTGTTTATCTTTTTGATCTTAGAACTTCCTTTTTCATGTATGTTGCAGACTCCACTGTACAGAAGACTCTGGGGTCCAACAAGGCATGTGGAGTCATTACTTCCTTATGCTATTCCAAGAGGCTACCACTCAGGTTTGCTTCTTTTTAGCTTAACTCATGTTTCTCTTCCTACATTGTTGGATCTTGAACTGAATCtttgagatttttttcttttggagttAAGTCTTAACTTGGAATGGTAGTTGACCTTGTTGTCTTTTGTGTTTAAGTATCTCATTCTGTTTAATCTGGTGGTGACAGATCCTCCGGCAAGGACAAACGGTTTTGTTTTCGTTAGAATACAAGGTGGTTTCCATGAGATTAGAAACTCggtaagaacaaaaaaaattcaaatcatctTGATTCTTGACAGTGTGACACTTCTCATGGCTTTTAACTATGGTCATATTTTAGATTCCTGACGTTGTAGCTGTTTCTCGGCTTCTTAATGCCACTCTTGTCATCCCTGAGATCCAATCAACAACTAGCAGCAAAGGGATTAGCTCACAGTTTAAGAGCTTTGCATATCTATACAACGAAGAGCACTTCATGGCTTCACTTGCAAATGACGTTAGAGTTGTTAAAACCCTCCCCAAGAATCTCAAATGGGCTAGGAGAAAGAAACAGATCCCTTCCTTTAAAGTCTCTTACGGATCTTCTCCTTATTACTACTTACACCATGTTCTGCCTGTTCTCATTAAACACTCGGTCGTTGAACTAGTTGTCCCTCACGGTGGATGCTTACaagtaaaccaaaaaaataaaaaaaaactcttatctTCTTAACAATCATTCCTCTACAGTATTAATCTTTGAGTATCTTCTGATATAGGCTATACTTCCTACTAATCTTGAAGACTATCAAAGGCTGCGGTGTAGAGTTGCTTTCCACGCCTTACAGTTTAGGAAAGAGGTTCAAGAACTCTCCACCAAAGTGTTGCAAAGGCTTAGACCTTTGGGAAGACCTTTCATCGCTTATGATCCAGGGATGACAAGAGAAGCTTTGGCTTATCATGGCTGTGCTGAACTCTTCCAGGTACTTTTGAAGTTTTACCATATTGtactttttggaaaaaaaatagtatGTTAGGACTTAAGTGTCTAATTGCATTTTGGAGCTGCTTGAAGGATGTTCACACTGAGTTGATTCAACATAAACGAGCGTGGATGATAAAACGTGGGATTGTCAAAGGAAAACTCTCTGTAGACTCAGCCGAGCAACGCCTCCAGGGCTTATGTCCTCTCATGCCAGAAGAAGTAAGCAAGCAAGAGTATTCCTTATTTACAGATTTCATTTCATATAATGTAACAAAACACAGGAACTTGGCCATTGTGTCAGAGGTCCCCAGTTCGAGTAACCGCTGAgacgaaactaatattatatgatGTGGTTTCAAAAAGAATATACAAAACCTGTATTGAAAGCTTTTGgacctctctttctctctcaggTTGGTATACTTCTAAGAGCTTATGGATACTCATGGGACACAATCATATACGTAGCTGGAGGAGAGGTATTCGGAGGGCAGAGAACGTTGATTCCATTACACGGCATGTTTGAAAACGTTGTTGATAGAACTTCTCTTAGTACTGGATGGGAGCTAGCTAAAATGTATGGTCGTGAGTCAAAACATAAAGACATCAGACCAAAGACACCTCCTTCGGTCGAGGAAGAAACCAAACATGACTCGTCGAAGAGCATAAGACAAAGGCCTCAACCTCTTCCGCCTCCACCAGCTAGACCAAAGTACTACAACATAGAAGGTTGGTGGGGTTGGGTGGCTGAGAGTGACAACGAGCCTGAGAACACGGTTATTGAGTTGAGAACTAACGCTCACAAGCTGTTGTGGGAGGCGATTGATTACGTTGTGAGCGTTGAAGCTGATGTGTTTGTACCTGGGTTTGATCGTGATGGGAAAGGACATCCGAGTTTTGCTAGTTTGGTGATGGGTCATAGGCTTTATCAGTCTGCTTCCGCTAAGACGTTTAGACCAGACAGGTAATGTAATGTAATGAATGTTATTATCATACTCATAGATTAATGTTTAGTGATCTTGACGTTTGATTATGCTTGCAGGAAACAAACTGCAATGCTTTTGGAAGAGATAAGAGACCATATGTATGAGGCCAATCACACTTGGATAGCATCTGTTAGGAAGCTTCTGAAGAAAAGTATACCTGAGGGTCTAGTGGAATCTTCCAAAAGATCAAAAGCCTTTAGTTTTCTTTCGCATCCTGTACCTGAATGTTCTTGCATTAAGCGGGATCATAGGGTTTCAAACGTGTCACTGATTGAAGCGGATCTTGGGGTGACACACCGTTGTCCGCAAGGGATGGATGGTGCTGTAAGATCAAAGGATAATAAGAATGCAGAGAAAGAAGAGGATCTTGATGAAGAGGACTTGTCTTCTTCAGGGTTTTTCTTTGGTCATAAAGAAAGTGGAGGGAGCAGTAATAGTAACAATGAGACTGTAAATTCTGAAGCTAACAACAAGGAGGAAGGGCAGCTTGAAGATCAAGAAGAGCTTGAGGGTGGCGAAAGATAAGCTGAGAacttgattgtttttttttgattgAAAATGCAATAGCTTATTATGTAGACAACGAGCACGTCCTAAGTACCAAGTAGATCTAACTAGGAGAGCTCACTTCTTGGGTTGCAATATTTTCATCTTTTCTCAAAATTAGTTTATAGCCTGGTCATTAGGTTTGTGTATTAGAAGAGACATCTTTTTGGTGATACAATTTTACAATAGTTCAGTGTGTGTTTAAGTGATTTTTATGAACATAGTTCTATGGAACATGATCTCAAACTCAGAGGCAACAAGATGAATGGTTTCAACTTTTTCTTTGAATGATAGATTTTTGGTTCCAATAGGTTTGTATAGACCTGTGTTTGTACCATTGCCATCAGGCCCATCACCGTGTAATAATCCAAGTGTGTGCATGAGTAAAGATAGAGAACTGAATCTGTCATTAAAAACTCCTTGTAACACAAGATACTCAACACTTAGTACGGAATCAAACAATCTCAAGAAACTCTGTGATACAAATACAAAATCAGCAAG
This genomic window contains:
- the LOC103875059 gene encoding O-fucosyltransferase 27, translating into MKGEGKVFFLKSRMKWIGLLGLVLSAFSLLVHFLLAGFTDDSISDYSIPVTLFSWRPVFDNPRFNRHTPLYRRLWGPTRHVESLLPYAIPRGYHSDPPARTNGFVFVRIQGGFHEIRNSIPDVVAVSRLLNATLVIPEIQSTTSSKGISSQFKSFAYLYNEEHFMASLANDVRVVKTLPKNLKWARRKKQIPSFKVSYGSSPYYYLHHVLPVLIKHSVVELVVPHGGCLQAILPTNLEDYQRLRCRVAFHALQFRKEVQELSTKVLQRLRPLGRPFIAYDPGMTREALAYHGCAELFQDVHTELIQHKRAWMIKRGIVKGKLSVDSAEQRLQGLCPLMPEEVGILLRAYGYSWDTIIYVAGGEVFGGQRTLIPLHGMFENVVDRTSLSTGWELAKMYGRESKHKDIRPKTPPSVEEETKHDSSKSIRQRPQPLPPPPARPKYYNIEGWWGWVAESDNEPENTVIELRTNAHKLLWEAIDYVVSVEADVFVPGFDRDGKGHPSFASLVMGHRLYQSASAKTFRPDRKQTAMLLEEIRDHMYEANHTWIASVRKLLKKSIPEGLVESSKRSKAFSFLSHPVPECSCIKRDHRVSNVSLIEADLGVTHRCPQGMDGAVRSKDNKNAEKEEDLDEEDLSSSGFFFGHKESGGSSNSNNETVNSEANNKEEGQLEDQEELEGGER